A stretch of Rhinopithecus roxellana isolate Shanxi Qingling chromosome 12, ASM756505v1, whole genome shotgun sequence DNA encodes these proteins:
- the LOC104676158 gene encoding interferon lambda-3, protein MKLDMAGGCMPVLVLMAAVLTVTGAVPVARLRGALPDARGCHIAQFKSLSPQELQAFKRAKDALEESLLLKDCRCRSRLFPRTWDLRQLQVRERPVALEAELALTLKVLEAAADADSALVDVLDQPLHTLHHILSQLRACIQPQPTAGPRPRGRLHHWLHRLQEAPEKESPGCLEASVTFNLFRLLTRDLKCVASGDLCV, encoded by the exons ATGAAACTAG ACATGGCCGGGGGCTGCATGCCAGTGCTGGTGCTGATGGCCGCAGTGCTGACCGTGACTGGAGCGGTTCCTGTCGCCAGGCTCCGCGGGGCTCTCCCGGATGCAAGGGGCTGCCACATAGCCCAGTTCAAGTCCCTGTCTCCACAGGAGCTGCAGGCCTTTAAGAGGGCCAAAGATGCCTTA GAAGAGTCTCTTCTGCTGAAGGACTGCAGGTGCCGCTCCCGCCTCTTCCCCAGGACCTGGGACCTGAGGCAGCTGCAG GTGAGGGAGCGCCCCGTGGCTTTGGAGGCTGAGCTGGCCCTGACGCTGAAGGTTCTGGAGGCCGCCGCTGATGCTGACTCGGCCCTGGTGGATGTCTTGGACCAGCCCCTTCACACCCTGCACCACATCCTCTCCCAGCTCCGGGCCTGT ATCCAGCCTCAGCCGACGGCAGGGCCCAGGCCCCGGGGCCGCCTCCACCACTGGCTGCACCGGCTCCAGGAGGCCCCAGAAAAG GAGTCCCCTGGCTGCCTCGAGGCCTCTGTCACCTTCAACCTCTTCCGCCTCCTCACGCGGGACCTGAAATGTGTGGCCAGCGGGGACCTGTGTGTTTGA